The following proteins are co-located in the Gossypium hirsutum isolate 1008001.06 chromosome A02, Gossypium_hirsutum_v2.1, whole genome shotgun sequence genome:
- the LOC107951349 gene encoding trafficking protein particle complex subunit 2 — protein sequence MTSTACFIIVSRNDIPIYEAEVGSAAKREDAAQLHQFVLHAALDIVQDLAWTTSAMFLKAIDRFNDLVVSVYVTASHTRFMLLHDSRNEDGIKSFFQEVHELYIKILLNPLYLPGSRITSSHFDTKVRALARKYL from the exons ATGACAAGTACAGCTTGTTTTATCATTGTGAGCCGAAATGACATCCCAATATATGAAGCTGAAGTGGGATCTGCTGCTAAA AGAGAAGATGCTGCTCAGCTGCATCAATTCGTATTACATGCAGCTCTGGATATTGTTCAAGACCTTGCATGGACCACCAGTGCAAT GTTCTTGAAAGCAATTGACAGATTCAATGATTTGGTGGTATCGGTATATGTAACAGCTAGTC atacacGATTCATGCTACTTCATGACTCTCGTAATGAAGATGGAATAAAGAGCTTTTTCCAGGAGGTTCATGAGCTATATATAAAG ATCCTTCTAAATCCACTCTACCTGCCTGGTTCCCGCATTACATCGTCGCATTTCGACACCAAAGTTCGTGCCCTTGCAAGAAAATATCTCTAG